tcaaaatttttgttgaggGGGAAGGTTAAATGAATAAGGCTCAAATATATAGTATACCGTACATCTTTTATTGTGAAGATTTTTAGCTAGCATGCTGGTTTACATACTGGCTATTTCCATGTCGGAAAACCATAAATAttcattaaaatcttttcttaaatggTAGATTAAATGAATTGTATATATTTCCTTTTCAAAGAAGTCatatattcttctcaaaaaaaaaaaaaaaaaaaaaaaacaagagtcATATATGGTACTAATTACAAAATGAGATAGAATGTTAAATGAAATAACAAGTAATGCGACACATGGAAAAACTTCAAAATATTACACATAATGTTCCTGCATACATATATTAGGAAGAGTCTCAATATCACTTGATTAAATATTTTGggttgtaaaaataaaatgattagcGCACTACCCGGGCCATTACATTGTTATTAATATTCAATATGACGTTAAATTACCAACAAATGTGATTTACTTACCATCAAAATCTTGTTActacttgtcaaaaaaaaaatcttgttacTATCCAATATGACAGTAAATGTAATATCGGATTAATTATTGGAGGCAtcattaaaaaaccaaaaagaaaaactaaaaaaaatgtgtggGTGGTCCTGAAACCTACATTATTCGGATAATAAGGCCATGTTTGGATGCATATTTTTCACCACTCAATTTTCATTactcaattttcgtcactcatcactTTAAAATACTACACCCATTTGGCACTATCACTCAGTtaccatcactcaatatttttcacactatttgtgggccccATATCTGTCACTTggtgcagatttttttttcccagtacCTAGAAACCCGAactagaaaggaaaaaaaaaaacaaaaaaacaaaaaagaaaaagaaacccagaTCACCTGaacccaatgaaaaaaaaaaaaaaaaaaaaaagaaaaaaaaaaagaagacaccTGAGACCgaacccaggaaaaaaaagggtagaTGATCAAAAGGTGCAGCTGAGTTATGACTAGTGGGTCCCCTATATgtatataattacaaaaatgtcattgagttatgagttatagaaactgaaaacaactaaaatgtgttttcagtttccaaaactcattactcaaaaatcagagaattgagtgatggttGTACCAAACGGACTTCTCGCTATGGGTCTCACTATTTTTCAGTTATGTGAATTGAATTATGGAAACAGGTCATCCAAACACCTCTTAAAGCTCCAATTTcatgttcaaaatttcaatgtCAATTACCCCACCTCACCGGCTTTGGTTTATTTTCCTGTCTACTTGTGTGGTTAAGCGTAACTGCCATCTTGTCAGCCATATATTGCCACGAACCTTGGTATAACCTTTTCCACGTATCCTCACCatttttattaagacaaagacgctatattatattatactaATTAATAACTCCACAATTATCTACAGCTATAAAACCATATATAGCGATTGTACTTCATTCATTTCTTATCAATTGAATTCTTATCTGTTTGTCTCTACCAAATTCTATGGAGTTCTTCTCTGTCCaaactttcatcttcttctttcttctttctctgtATCTTTACTTTCACTTTAACTCTTCCAagaaaaaacccataaaaaaatcaGGCTTCAAAATCTACCCTATCGTTGGAACTTTGCCTGAATTCTTGAAGAATAGGCACCGTTTCCTTGACTGGACGACAGAAACTCTAGGCAATTGCCCCACAAACACTGCTGTAATTCGGCGTCCAGGCAAGGTCCATGGCATCATCACAGCCAATCCATCCAACGTTGAACACATGCTCAAGACCAACTTCGAAAACTACCCAAAAGGCAATCGTTTCATAACCCTTCTTGAAGACTTTCTTGGCCGTGGAATCTTCAACTCTGATGGTGAACTCTGGAAGCTCCAAAGAAAAACAGCAAGCTACGAATTCAACACCAAATCTCTCCGCAACTTTGTCATGGAAAACGTCACCGTTGAGATCAATACAAGACTAGTTCCTATTTTAACAAAAGCCTCGGAAACACAACAAGTCTTGGACTTACAAGATATTTTGGAACGATTTGCGTTTGACAATATATGTAAATTGGCTTTCAACGTCGATCCAAGTTGTCTCAGTGTTGATAAAACAACCACTAGTGCTGCTGAGTTCATGCGGGCTTTTGAGGATGCTACTATGCTTAGCTCTGGGAGGTTCATGTATGCCATACCATTTCTTGGAAAAGTCAAAAAGTTTCTCAATGTTGGATCAGAGCGAAGGCTAAAAGAATCAATCAAAATCGTCCACAAATTTGCAGACAGTATTATAAGGTCAAGAATGGATCAAAACGTTGATAGAGAAGAAGACTTATTGTCACGCTTTATCTCAAACGAAGAAAATTCACCAGAATTTCTTAGAGATATTGTCATAAGCCTTATTCTAGCAGGACGTGACACAACCTCTTCTGCTTTGACCTGGTTCTTTTGGCTCTTATCATCGAATCCAAACGTGGAACAAAACATATTGAAAGAGCTTGAAACAATCCGGGTTCATAACAGAAAATACATAGGCGAAACATATAGTTTTGACGAGCTCCGTGACATGCATTATCTACATGCAGCAATCTCAGAAGCACTAAGACTTTACCCACCTGTACCAATCGATACCAAAGCGTGTTTAAAAGATGATATATTGCCAGACGGCACTTTTGTTGCAAAGGACTGGTTTGTGTCTTACAATACTTATGGTATGGGAAGGATGGAAAGCATTTGGGGGAAGAATTGTTATGAGTTTTTGCCTGAAAGATGGATTGAGGATGGAGTGTGTAAGCAAGAGACCCCGTTTCGGTTTCCGGTATTTCATGCTGGACCGAGAATGTGCCTTGGGAAAGATTTGGCGTATATTCAGATGAAGTCCATTGCTGCGTCAGTGATAGAGAGGTTTGAGATGGAGGTGGAGAGTAGGGACAAGGTTCCCGAGCACTTGTTGTCTTTGACGTTGAGGATGAAAGGTGGGCTGCCCGTGAAGGTGAGGCAAAGATGTGTTGATGAGATTAAGTGATCTGCAATCATATAGTATTCTACTTGTAGGTGGAGATAtgtacttttcttcttcttctttttctattttattttttcacatttgtaTACTAAAGTGGTACTGGAATTTTTGTATATACTAATATctattgccaaaaaaaaaaaaaaaatgtaattggatggtttcagttagctcttacattaataaagttttttgtgTTACCCAATATATAAGGGTCGATAATGTTAAAAGAAGCCTGGTGGTATTTTCCGATCCAAAAAAAAGACTactggtattttttttatttaaattcaaatctcTTCTACCTGAAGaataaattggttttttttagtCTAATAATATAGAGCAAACATCTTGcgattttttctattttttaatttacaaacaGTTTTCTGAATTTCATTAATGCGTAATTGTAATATTTCAGTATACCTCTATCGTgttatagtataaaataaataaatgatggTGATAGTATTaggtttctaaaattatttattaacttAGGGTATATATTAGTAAAACCATCATATAATTCTAGTCAGGCGACTCTAGAAATTTTGTTCAAGGTGTTCCTAttccactttgaaaaaatttcgagTCATTTCAGGACGTTTCGGTAAATACTAGctaaaattcaagatttggccagcatgaagtttgtgctttaaaaatatatagatatatatatatatatattcttaaaaccaaaacaaatttacaTTCTATACACcgaaaaatctcaaaaaaaaaaaaaaaaaaacaataatgtgGTTTATCTACCATTAATTGGATGTCCTTTTTaacaatgtgtttttttttttttttaaaaaaaaaacaaatgatacTCTTATTTTTAACTGTAAGCTGATGTTTGATTTTTGCCTAAAGGACACTATTtgccagaaaaggaaaaacgtGTCAATATTTGCTTGGGTGTCCAATTAATATTTCACCTACCCCCACCTAATCCCACCTTTTTTACCCAAATAGAGCCCCAGTTTTCAAAGTCTCTATCTCTGTGTTTTATACTTCTATCTTACAAGGCACCACACTCTCTCTGCCACCCATTCTCTTTGTGTTGCAAATATATGAACATTGTGAAGGTTGAAGTTTCATGAGTAATCCACCTCAAGCTCAAAGAATTATAAAAGGTCACCTTCAGTTTTTTACTCATCTcactctttccctctctctctctcttacactattttttttttagattttagttcaaaatttgtttggcataaaaattttgagggtgttcctgATTTTGTTTAAGGGTGttccttattattttttttttttaaaggtaaacaaataaaaaaatttaaattattatatataattttttttttttcagggcAGGATGGAAACACCCTGAACTCAACGTAGCGTCGCCACTGATTCTagttgaatttttaaattttaaaagcaTTCTTTAGCATTTTCGTTTTAAAAGTAATTATTTTCCTGCATCAGCCCCACTTTGCTTTGGATAGACGTGGGGAAGGGAACTTCTAGGGTCGCATTCATATTGTCACTCATTTCCTTTGATGCGGGCCACTCAAAATTAAACTCTGTGGAAATTTGTGCAATGATCCCACCTCTATCCCCAAGGGAGATAGGATATTGGCCCATGCACACCTTGTCTGTATTACAAGCTCAATTGAGCTTGAGATTACTCTACATGATTAAGAGTAtgtttggatactgtttatttgctaaaaaataaaaacttactaCTGAAAACAcggtaacaaaatattttttttattgtgaaacaGCACCATGGGAACAGTGCCACGCATTTTTCATTACTTGgctggtccatgaacagtgccatgGGACCAGCCAAGTGAAACGCAAACGCAAACGCATGCAGAAAATCAGCTTAgcaaacacacactaaataaatttttaagggGCACAAAAGAATTCGAGACCACCAAATCatgtttgtaaaatttaattggaaagCTAACGTACTGTATTTAAATAATTGTGCCTAAATATTCTTTGATATATGtgatatatgaaaattttaagattttagaacgtaaaaaaataataaaataataaaattgggtgaattagtaaataataaatcacattttcctttttattttagtgtATTAATTAGGTTAGTGACGTACATTCACAAGAGATTATTGAGAAATATTTTCTCCAGTATTAGAAAAAGGAGAAGATTGAAGACTAAATTTTAATGCCAAAATTTTCCTACTTTCTCAATTGAGGTGTCGTGAGGGAAAGAAATTCATATTAGAAGTAATATGCAGAAACATGTTATCTGCTAAACTTTTTGGTTTAGTGAATTAATTATGAATTTGACTGCCTTGTGTTGTTCTTAAGGTGTCATAGTTATGAAATTTTGTAtaaggcttttttattttatttttatatgaatgtAGTGCATTTTATTCTGACGACGGTAAAAATAGTAAATCTTGAGAAACgaaattcttaaaaatacaTTGTATTTCTTCTATCCAAGCACTAAAATCCGAAAGACCTTTGGCATGTTGAGCTAGTCCATGGACAGCCTTGTTACATTCTTGTGGAATAAAAGAGAATTGATACCTTTTGAACCACTGAGTTTGAAGTAAAGATCCTGAAATGTTATTAGATATGCTTAGTGGAGGAGTGATCTGTTGAAGTGGgccgtgtggcttgaattgccacaagcccacgtcgGTCACTATTGAccaaatcctatttgtaataggaaagTTTACTCAGCCGACTTTCATAaagtaacatatatatatatatgtgctttATTATATGCAGCCGTGagattaaaaagagagaaatcctaattaacctagtgagcaagccgcatgagagaaaaatagagaaaagagaggcagtcagcttctattcttatttttctgtgagagagtgctagggtgtaattgggatttgggttttttgagagtgttcttgtgcactattgtattttccctgataatagtgaaatccctgcaactccgtggacgtaggcaaattgccaaaccacgtaaatattgtcttgtgcgtgtaattattttctttgacgtgtgttttctctatttgttttgtttctcacaggttgggatttttggttaaattccctacaactggtatcagagcctagggttaggtttaagtgagagcaatggcagaggaagcaggaaaggcgtctggaatagaaaagtttgatggcatagacttcgcgtattggaggatgcagattgaggattacctttatgggaggaaattgcatcaaccgcttctaggggaaaaacctgaggctatgaaggctgaggaatgggctcttcttgacagacaggtactaggagttatcaggttaactctgtctaggtctgttgcacacaatgttgtaaaggagaagaccacagcagatctgatgaaagctttgtctggtatgtatgaaaagccgtcagcaaacaataaggtgcacttgatgaagaaactgttcaatctgaagatggcagagaatgcatcagtagcacaacatctgaatgaatttaatactatcacaaatcaattgtcgtctgtagaaattgattttgatgatgagattcgtgctctgatcgtcttggcttctttgccaaacagttgagaggcaatgaggatggcagtaagcaattctacaggaaaggaaaaactcaagtacaatgatatatgagatttaattctggctgaggagattcgcagaagagatgcaggtgaatcctcaagatctggttctgccctaaaccttgagacaagaggcagaggtaataacagaaattcaaatcggggcagatcaaaatccagaaattctaatcggaacagaagtaaatctagatcaggccaacaagtacaatgctggaattgtgggaaaacaggtcactttaggaatcaatgcaaaagtcctaagaagaagaatgaagatgattcagctaatgctgtaacagaagaggtacaggatgcattacttcttgcagtagaaagtccacttgatgattgggttttggattcaggagcttcgtttcataccactccacaccgagaaatcatacataattatgttgcaggtgattttggtaaggtgtatttggctgatggttcagccttggatgttgtgggtatgggagatgttcgaatattattgcccaatgggtctgtttggttactggagaagattcgacatattcctgacctgaggaggaatctgatttctgttggacaacttgatgatgaaggacatgcaatactatttgttggtggtacttggaaggttacaaaggaagctagggtattggctcgtggaaagaagactggtactctgtacatgacctcaagtccaagagacacaattgcagttgctgatgcaagtactaATACAAGCTTATGGCACCGCAGACTTGGTCATAtaagtgagaaagggatgaagatgctgtagtcaaaaggaaaactaccagaattgaagtccattgattttgacatgtgtgaaagttgcatcttaggaaagcagaaaaaggtgagcttcttgaaaactggcaggacaccgaaggctaaaaaattggagttagtacacactgatttgtggggaccttctccggttgcatcgcttggaggttcaaggtactacatcactttcattgatgactcaagtagaaaggtatgggtttattttctgaaaaataaatcagatgtatttgaaacctttaagaagtggaaggccatggttgagacagaaacaggtttaaaagtaaaatgtttgaggtcagataatggaggagagtacatagatggagggttcagtgagtattgtgttgcacagggaattaggatggagaagaccattcctggaacaccacagcagaatggtgtggctgagcgcatgaatagaactctcaatgagcgtgctaggagtatgaggttgcatgctggactaccaaaaactttttgggctgatgctgttagcactgcagcttacctgataaaccgaggaccttcagttcccatggaattcagacttcctgaggaggtttggagcggtaaagaggtaaagttttcacacttaaaattttttggttgtgtttcttatgttcatattgattctgatgctcgtagtaaacttgatgcaaagtctaaaatatgttttttcattggctatggtgatgagaaatttggctataggttttgggatgaacaaaacaggaaaatcatcagaagtagaaatgtgatatttaatgaacaggttatgtacaaggacaggtcaactgtagtgtcagataTTACagggatagatcaaaagaaatctgagtttgtcaacttagatgaattgactgaaggtactgtccagaaaaggggtgaagaagataaagagaatgtaaattcacaggtagatctgagtacacctgtagctgaagtccgcagatcttccaggaacattagacctccacagcgttattcacccactttaaattatctcctgttgactgatggtcgtgagccagagtgttatgatgaagccttgcaagatgaaaactcaagcaagtgggagttagccatgaaggatgaaatggattccttgttggggaatcaaacatgggaactgactgaattgccagtaggaaagaaggctttgcacaacaagtgggtatacagaataaagaatgaacatgatggtagcaaacgttacaaggccagattagttgttaaagggttccagcagaaggaaggcattgactacacagagatattttctccagttgtgaagatgtcaacaatcagactagtactgggaatggtggctgcagaaaacttacatcttgagcagttagatgtgaagacagcattccttcatggtgacttagaggaagacctttacatgattcagccagaagagttcattgctcaaggacaagagaatctagtctgcaaactgagaaagagcttgtttggcctaaaacaagctcctagacaatggtacaagaaatttgacagttttatgcacagaattgggttcaagagatgtgaagctgatcactgttgctatgttaagttttttgacaattcttacatcatattactgttgtatgtggatgatatgcttattgcagggtctagcattgaggagattaataatctgaagaagcaattgtccaaacagtttgcaatgaaggatttgggagctgcaaaacaaatccttggtatgagaatcattagagacaaggctaatggtacattgaagctttcacagtcagagtacgtgaagaaagttctcagcaggttcaacatgaatgaagccaaaccagtgagcacacccttgagtagtcatttcaaactaagcaaagaacaatcaccgaagacagaagaagaaagggaccacatgagcaaggtgccctatgcctcagctattggtagcttgatgtatgctatggtgtgtacaaggccagacattgcacatgcagtgggagttgtgagtagattcatgagtaggcctggaaagcagcattgggaggcagtcaagtggattctgagatatctgaagggttcatcagatacatgtctttgcttcacaggtgcaagtttgaaactgcagggttatgtagatgctgattttactggtgatattgatagtagaaagagtactactgggtttgttttcactctgggtggtacagctatatcatgagcttcaaatctacagaagattgttactttgtctactacaaaagctgagtatgttgcagcaactgaagctggaaaggagatgatttggctacatggtttcttagatgaattgggtaagaagcagaagatgggcattctacacagtgacagtcagagtgcaatctttcttgccaaaaattcagcttttcattcaaagtcgaagcacatacaaacaaaataccactttatccgttaccttgttgaagataaactggtaatacttgagaagatttgtggatctaagaacccggcagacatgttgactaagggtgtcactattgagaagttgaagctgtgcgcagcttcaattggtcttctagcttgaggacaggaggatgagttgcagggatgagggattgtgttatggaggattgtggctgatgtttgcagcttgtgagcccttaagggctaaggtggagctgatggaggagtttgctcgtgtagcttgatcaattcaagtcaaggtggagatttgttgaagtgggccgtgtggcttgaattgccacaagcccacgtcgGTCACTATTGAccaaatcctatttgtaataggaaagTTTACTCAGCCGACTTTCATAaagtaacatatatatatatatatatatatatatgtgctttATTATATGCAGCCGTGagattaaaaagagagaaatcctaattaacctagtgagcaagccgcatgagagaaaaatagagaaaagagaggcagtcagcttctattcttatttttctgtgagagagtgctagggtgtaattgggatttgggtttcttgagagtgttcttgtgcactattgtattttccctgataatagtgaaatccctgcaactccgtggacgtaggcaaattgccgaaccacgtaaatattgtcttgtgcatgtgattattttctttgacgtgtgttttctctatttgttttgtttctcacaggttgggatttttggttaaattccctacatgATCATGCTTAACAGAGTTAACCACCTGTGAATCTCCCTAAATAAGCAgcagaattttattcaaagaaaGGAACAAGTCTATACAATAGCAAGGCAACATCTTAGACCAACAATGCTAAGACTATAACAGCTACAGAGCTTTCTCTTCTCGACTTCTCCTAACAAATAACACAGTGTCTATATACAAATTTACATCACAGATTGCCTAAACAATAGCAAGACAATCTTACAAATGCTCTGGTACTGGTCAATACTAGAGCATCTTTAAACAATGACATATTGTCAGACTACACTTTTGTTGGGAAGGTTGGTTTGTGGCGTCAAGGGCTTCGGGGGGTTcaatgaaccccctgacttgataaaaaaatttatatgtataaaatattattttattagtttaatttaccttttaaaatatttttgtacacTCTGACATAGATTAGTTCAACCCAAAACTAAACAACATAGATCAGTTCATCCCAAAACTATCCAATAACATAAAtcatagatctctctctcatgaatcTCTTTTCTCTATCGGACTATTGGTAACTCCAACTTTAAGAGTAATAGTGAGAGTTTGTGAAATGTAAGTCTATctcttttattataaatttatatattatttgtgtgattgtgtgggttatttatttattaatttttattataatgttatttgtgtgaatgtgtgtatatatagtataaataaaatataactgTAACCAAACTAATGGTACTCTTACTCCATTGGTTCAtcccttataaggtagaaagaggaaagacatcttttcaatgtgggacaaGCAAAAATTGCCAAGGAGTACATGAGTTTCCTTGAAGCAAAAAATGCACCCAcaataactttatataatttaataattaggaaatatagAGGGTTTGTTacgtatgtgtgtgtgtgtgtattgttatccTGTTATAATgatattttgttataaagttagtgaataataaaaatagtaaagttAGTCATTCTTTAAATACTTGACTGATTAAGTAGACACATAGtgtattatctatatatatgtatggatGGGTGTGGATCTTTGGgttaataattaatacaatGTACGTGAGTTAAGTTTTGTcattcaatttaaaatatttttataaaaataatgacaaatagATAATGACAATTGCATAGAAATAcaaaatgttatacaaactGTGGTGGTGTTTTCTCAATGGCCTTGGGCTTGTTGGACTTGAACCCtaattaatttgtattttgtacTAGGTTTAGCCCACAATGGGAGATCCTAGGAGGGGTTTTAGTAATTATAGACGATATAGAATGGTATTATGGTGACTACTTATTAGGAACGTGTCTGGCCGTGGGGACTAAAAGACAGCTGAAGTGCCCCTTTGGGAGTTTAGGCTAGATCACCTTACCCCAGAATGATGTTCTAGGCCCTCACTTTTCTCTTGTGTATTTCTCCCCCAAATTATGTTCCAAAAATCCCTTTTTATTTCCCCTTCCCTTTGCTTTTATACCTTTGCTTTAATGGGTCTATCATGATGAGGGAATATCCTTCATGTACATGGGTCCCTCCACTCATGGAGTTTGGGTTGGTTCCTTAGTCTTGGTCACTGTTCTAGTGGGTCTAACCGTACATCAAGAGTGGGactcatagccttgctattggAATGATTTTCTAGTAACTTGTGCCTAACGCTGAATCTTGTGTTTGATAGGGGAATTCCCCCAAGACACTACCTTCTCTCCTCGAGGATAGTAGGGTTTATTCAGATAATTTGATCATGGACATGTAGTTCTGTGTTGTAGCTTGGTGTTTGTCAAGATTGGGCCAAACCTAAGCTTAACAATGCTCAGCTTGGGCTCAGTGTGGGCCAAACTTTTGCCCTCCTGCACaaactttataaaataaaatggttacaTGTACTCACATTGACAATAGATAGTGAAAACTCATAATGATGTCAACATTTGACAACTTTTGCCCTCCTGCACAAACTTGTATATTGTTGACAactcgatatattcaagtttttttttttttattcattttttaaaatttaagttttttaatgaccCCCTAAAAAGAAATCCTGGAATTGCCACTGTGTGGCCTAccgtaattttttatataaaaaagtggGACTTTTGTATACAATTGTATGTATTATATTATGTAATGCTTTGGATTCAGTTAGCCCCAGTTAGCTCACTcaatccataatttttttttttttttttgttgaataaaatatttaaatttgaatctcatctgcataaaaaaaaatcaattagtattttttttttaatgaaaaacttataactttattaagaaaaagataaattcattACATCATGAGTAATAACTAACTCAATCAGTGGAAGATTTTCCTCTATCCACGTTTCAATATTATCATTGTTCTCTACCGCTTTGGCATATTTTGCCAAGATATGAGCTAATTTGTTGCCTTGACGCTTCACGTGAGACATGCGAAGTGATTGAAAATCTTGGATTTTATGAGCTACCCCGACTAAGATGTTTGAGACAACCACATGTAGACTGACGGGAATGACGACTCTACATCCCGctgacgaagataacattaATGACGGGAGAATCATCCATGACGAGGTAATCAGAAACAACGAAGAAagccatcatcactgacgaaggcagggagttattcaatgcagtcaatcaatGACCCGAGCAGTTACCAAATCGACCAAGCAGACCGTTGGAGAGcctcttaaaagtctcattactgaCCAGGGGCGTTACTTCAGAAAGTattaacagcctcaacggcTAGCCCTTAAGGCCTCAGGTATAAAACTTTCATACAACCAACAGAAGAGGGGAGGCAA
The sequence above is drawn from the Quercus robur chromosome 7, dhQueRobu3.1, whole genome shotgun sequence genome and encodes:
- the LOC126693274 gene encoding cytochrome P450 94A1-like; its protein translation is MEFFSVQTFIFFFLLSLYLYFHFNSSKKKPIKKSGFKIYPIVGTLPEFLKNRHRFLDWTTETLGNCPTNTAVIRRPGKVHGIITANPSNVEHMLKTNFENYPKGNRFITLLEDFLGRGIFNSDGELWKLQRKTASYEFNTKSLRNFVMENVTVEINTRLVPILTKASETQQVLDLQDILERFAFDNICKLAFNVDPSCLSVDKTTTSAAEFMRAFEDATMLSSGRFMYAIPFLGKVKKFLNVGSERRLKESIKIVHKFADSIIRSRMDQNVDREEDLLSRFISNEENSPEFLRDIVISLILAGRDTTSSALTWFFWLLSSNPNVEQNILKELETIRVHNRKYIGETYSFDELRDMHYLHAAISEALRLYPPVPIDTKACLKDDILPDGTFVAKDWFVSYNTYGMGRMESIWGKNCYEFLPERWIEDGVCKQETPFRFPVFHAGPRMCLGKDLAYIQMKSIAASVIERFEMEVESRDKVPEHLLSLTLRMKGGLPVKVRQRCVDEIK